The segment GCGCCAGTTACCGTCTGGCCAAAGCAGACCGCAAGCAATATCCGGATATCATTACTGCTGGGACAACCGAGACACCCTACTATACCAATTCCACACATCTGCCGGTTGGGTTTACCGATGACTTGTTCGAAGCGCTGGAGCATCAGGATGAACTGCAGACTTTGTATACCGGCGGAACGGTTTTCCATGCTTTTCTTGGTGAGCAGATAGATGACTGGCGCCAGGCGCGGCTGCTTGTGCGGCGCATAGCGGAGCGTTACCATATGCCTTACTTTACGCTGACGCCCACATTCAGCATTTGTCCCGTGCATGGGTATCTGCCCGGTGCCCATCGCTATTGTCCGTATGAACACACCGCTGCCGAGTTGGAGCGCTGGGGCGTGGTGTGCGCTTGATGTCTACTTCGCTCTAGCAATGACATTGATGGAGGCTAATAGAAGATATGGCAAACGATAGAGAGGAGAAGACACCCGAGCCAAAGAAGCGGGTGCCATGTGAAGTCTATTCGCGCATCGTGGGCTATTTGCGTCCCGTACAGAACTGGAATAAAGGCAAGCAGCAGGAATTCGCTGAGCGCAAAACGTATGTATTGCCAGAGATAACTGCGCTGGAAAATCATTGAGGGCTGCTAAAGGAACTTCGTTTCCCGTGTTGTTTGGGTGATGAGTGCTTTTTAGCCACTGTGAAACACTCATCGCTCTCCACTCGTTACTCACGATCATGCCGTAAGTTGTGTGGACATAAAAGCAGTTTTACCCACTTCCCTAATCGAATACCCTGAGCACATCTCCACCGTCCTGTATGTCGGTGCCTGCAACTTCCGTTGTCCTTATTGCTACAACGTAGATTTGGTGTTGCGTCCCGCCCAGTTGCCCGACCTCGAGCCAGCCCAGGTGCTGCAAGAACTGGAGGCACGGCGCGGATTTGTTGACGGCGTCGTCATCACTGGCGGTGAACCCACTCTGCAGCCAGATTTGCCTGCCTTCCTGTCCCAAGTCCGCCGATTGGGACTGGCTATCAAGCTGGATACCAACGGTTACCGGCCGGATGTGTTGAGCGAATGCCTACAACGGAGTTTGGTGGACTATGTGGCGATGGATATCAAAAGTAGCCTAGCAAAATATGAGCAGGCTGCGGGTGTGGTGGTGGATGCAATGCGTCTGTTGCAATCCATCCAACTCCTCCTCCGTTCGGACATCGAGCACGAATTCCGCACGACAGTAGTCCCTGGTCTGGTGGATTTGTCAGATGTGCAAGCCATTGTGCAACTTATCGCAGGCGCCAAGAGGTATTACTTGCAGTATTTCCGCCCCGGGCCGACGGTTGGTTGGGGCGAGAACGCCCCTGTCGGTCCTCCTTCTCAGGACTTGATGCAGCGCATGGCCGAAATAGCGGCGCGTGCAGTGCCAGAAGTGGGCATCCGTGGGCAGCCGATGGGTGAGCACGGCGACGCTCTCCTCATGTAGGCCAAATTGCCTGGCTGTGCTACAGTCCTACGGACGCACTGGGCTGTGCATACTAAACAGATCAACATCCTAGCAGATGTAGATAAAAGCACTCCATCAGGGAGAATATATCCTTGGAACTCGGCAGCGCTGCCAGAACTCGCACCAGGCCAAGCATATTTGCTTCGTCTACGAATCTGAGGAAGAATACCGTGCCATGATCGCGTTTTTCCTACGCCAGGGATTGGCACGTAGTGAGAGAGTGCTGTCAGTTAAGCAGGAATGCGCACGGGGCGGCGCTACTATTCGTTATATTTCACGTCTTCCTTAGTGAGCGTGTTTTGAGCCGTTTCGTAAAGGGATTTGAGGAAGAAAGCGTCTTTGGCTACAATTGTGGCAATATCTTGCCCGTGTGCGGTCAATCAGCCAGGATCACACAGGAGAGGAGGTTCGTGATGCAGAATAGCAAGCGGATACTGGTTGTAGATGACCACGTCGAAGTGGCGAATCTGTGCAAACGCGCCTTGTTATCCGAAGGCTATCAAGTTTCCGTGGCCTATAACGGCGTGGAAGCCCTGCAATGCGCGGAACGGGAAAGACCTGATTTGGTGATTCTAGATATCTTAATGCCAGGGATAGATGGTATTGAGTTGTGCAAATCGCTGCGTGCTACCCCAGGCCTCTCGGATCTGCCTATTCTCTTTTTAACCGGCAAACAGGACATCACAGATAAGGCAGTAGCCTTTTATGCTGGCGCTGACGATTATCTCACCAAGCCGTTCGATGTCCGCGAACTGCTCATGCGCGTGCGCGCGCTGTTGCGGCGGGCATCGCCAACCTGGCCTAAGTCTCAGCCTCGCGAGTTAGTGGTAGGCAATTTGCGCCTGGATTGTCATTCGTTTCGCCTCAGTACTCCGGAGAAGACCGTGTTGCTCACGCCCGTGGAGTTCGAATTGCTGTACTATATGATGAGCCGTCCTGGACAGGTATTCTCGTCGGAGAGGCTCTTGCGCGAGGTGTGGGGTTATCCCCCAGGCATTGGCTCTAGCGATCTTGTGCGCGCACATATTAAGAATATCCGGGATAAAATCGAGCCGAATAGCGCTCAACCCCGCTACATCCGCACTGTGGGACGACACGGCTATATTCTGAACTAGCACCTTGTCGCATGGAGAAGCCCGCAAGGAGACCCGTTCGGCCTCCTCACATGGCAGCGGAAGAAACCAAAAACCCCAAGGCCTCAAGAAGCCTTGGGGTTTTGACTATTGTGTCAAAGAATCCATTGCTTCCAACAATTCTTCTAGGAGCACGAGGTAACTCTGACTCCCCCGTATGAGCACAAACTGCGGTGCAGGCGGCAATTGGTTCCATTGTGCAATCATGACATCCTGTTCCACCTTAGCCCGCATCTGTCCTTCGTCTAGACAAGCGGAGAAAGCATCCGCATTCAGCCCCAATTCAGTCGCATACCCTTTCAACAACGGTAGGAAATCCTCGGCGTGGTTCCATTCCTGCTGCCGCTGGAAAAGCAGATCGTGCATGGCCCAGAAAGCTCCCTGCTCCCCAGCGCATTCCGCTACCTCGGCTGCTCTGTACGCTTGATCCGTCTCCGGAAAATGCTTGACCACCACCCGTACCTTGCCTGCGTCCACGTATTTCTTCAGTTTGGGCCAGGTTTCCAAAAAATAGCGGTAATTCGTCTCGCTTGCAAAATCAACGAACTCGAGCAACAACAGGGGCGCCTCGGGTGCACCCAGGGTAATATCGCCGCTGTAGGTATAGCCTGGGTGCTCTGGATTGGCAGCAAAGGGCACAGGAGTTGGCACTGGATGCTCGTTGCGCAGCGCTGCTTCGATCACCTGTTGGAATGTCGCAAAGGATTTGGCACCAGACAGAAACCAGTCGTTGATGAAAAAGGCAGGGATTCCTGTGACTCCCATGGCTAGACCCTGCTCCGTTTCCGTCTGGACTTGAGCTGCCGTCTCCCCCGACTCCAGACACGCTGCAAAAGCCTCTGCATCGAGACCTAGCTCGGTAGCATACTCCACAAAGCGGGTGGTCGCATCTGGCAATTCGTTCCATTCCTGCATCCGTGAAAAGAGCAGATCGTGCATAGCCCAAAAAGCAGCAACGCTTTGCCGGGCAGCGCATAGTGCTGCTTCAGAAGCCTTTTGTGCTTTGGGATGGACCAAGTAATTGCGGAAGACTTGCTTGACCTTGCCAGTGGCAATGTATGCTTCATACAGAAGCGGACCCGTCTGGATGGCATGACGGGCACAATATGGTCAAAGGAATTCTCCGTACTCGAGCAACGTCACCGGTGCATTGGGATTGCCCCGGTAAGGTGCACCGTCTGCCGTGAATCCCATGGGAACCTCGCCGCTCGGCGTAGGCGAAGGCGTGACAAGAGTTGCTGTTGGCCTAGGAGTTGCTGTGGGGGAGGTGGCTGTGGAACCAGGTGCGGCAGGTGCGCTACAGCCAGCTATAAGCAATGCCGCTAGGAGCAACCCCAAGCACTTCAGGAATTTGTATTCCATAGTACCTCCCAGTAGTTGAGAAACCGCATTGCTAGTTTCTAGCCTCGAAATGTATACCTATTCGCCTACCCTGTCAAATAAGTACATCTCTAGCACAGCAGGTGCTTGGCAGCGCCTACCGTGTCCATTTGCAGACCGATGGCCCGCCCGCTGCATTGCTGGAAGCCCTACGACGCCTCTCTGATGTGGTCGAAGTTAGGCAAGACAATCATAGCCGCTACCAGGTGGCTGCTAGGAACGATGTGCGTGCCGAAGCGGCCAATGCTGTCGTGACCGCTGGCGGACGGCTGTTATCCTTGGACGTAGAAGCGCCAAGCCTGGATGACATCTATGCCCGCTACTTCGAGGAGGTAGAACATGTCGCTGCGGCTGAAGGAGCAAAGAACTGAAGCAATCCGCGAGGGATCGCCCTGGACAGGACTGTGGGCAGTCGTTGCCAAAGAAATGGCTGACCACCTGACCAGTGCGCGCATGCGCATTCTGGAAATACTGATGCTGGTGACTGCGGCAGGCACGGTGTATGCCGCCACGATGAATCTGCGCACCACTGTAGGCGAGGATCCGTTCCTGCTGCTCAGGCTGTTCACGACTGAGTACGAACCACTTCCCGCTTTTGTTGGTTTTCTCGGGTTTCTGGTGCCACTTGTCGCTATTGCCTTAGCGTTCGATGCAGTCAACAGCGAATTCAACCGGCGGACGATGTCGCGCGTTCTGGCTCAACCATCTACCGGGATGCATTGCTGCTGGGCAAGTTCCTGGCTGGGCTCTTCACTCTAGCCTTGATTCTCACTGCGATCTGGCTGTTGATCATCGGCCTGGGCATCGTAGGGTTAGGAGTACCGCCCAGCGGAGAAGAAGTGGCGCGCAGTCTCTGGTTCTTGCTGGCCTCCATTTTCTTCGGCGGCATCTGGCTAGCATTGGCATTGGTGTTCTCCATCGTCTTTCGTCAACCGGCGACGGCAGCGTTGGCTTCCATTGCAGTGTGGCTCTTCTTCATGATTTTCTGGAGCATCATTGCGAGCTTGCTGGCGCAGACTTTGCAGCCGGTGCAGTACGGTTTTGCCAGTGAATTCTTGGCCCAAGCACAGTTGGAGTTGGCACTCAGCCGATTGTCACCCAACACACTCTACACCGAGATCATGCTCGCCCTGATGCATCCCTCGGTGCGTTCCGTCGGTCTGATCCTGCCCATCCAACTCCAAGGTGCTATCTTGGGCTCGACGTTGCCCCTCCATCAGAGCTTGCTGCTTATCTGGCCGCAATTGACGGGATTGATCGCAGCCCCTATTCTGCTCTTTGCCTTAGGCTACGTGCTCTTTCAGAGGCAGGAGATACGAGCCTAAGTAGATTAATTCGTCACCCGCTAGAAAACCTCGGAACGAGCTCCCACGCTACATGCCAGGGGGTGGGAGCTCGCCTAGCTTAGTTCTAGGTTCAGTCCCCGCTTCATCTTTTTATACAATTTCCCCACTTCTTTCATGTTCCATTCACTAACAATGCCGATTGTTTTCGTACACTATGAGTTGCCTGACTCTCTGCGGAAACGAGTTGCCCAATGGACAGGGCAGTTTTCACTCCAGGCATTGGAGCGAGGTGAGAGCAACCGTTGTTGTCTGCTTCTGAATACTCTTTGCAGCGCACAGATGCATTGGCCACCCTTAGCCAGGGAATGATGATTGGATATCGCGAACAGGGAGGAGGATCTGAGTGAAGTCGAACTCTCTTACCATCAGAGATGTAGCACAGTACTGTCGTGTCAGCCAATTCACAGTGCTGAAATGGATACAGCAAGGAAAACTCGAGGCATGTCAGACCGCCGACGGCCAACTTTTTGTGCCCTTCCAGGAATTTCAAGCCTTCCTGCGGATACACGGCATGCCCATTGACGGCTTTTACTTTCGGGTCAAGGGGAATCCCAAGCGCATTCTGGTGATCAGCGCTGAGGATGAAATCACCGAGTCCCTCGTGCGCACCCTCTGCCAGATGAGCGTAGTCCTTCAGGTCTTTTCCGTGCGTAACTGGAGCGAGGCCCGTTGCCAGATCGTTGCTCTGAAACCTGACCTGATCATACTCGATCTAAGGCATCTCGGTCTGGATGGAACGGAGATGCGACATTGGCTGAGGCAAAATCCCGCTCGTGCGCACATTAAGCTGTTGGCTATTGTGGATGCAGATGAGTCAGAGGATCTGCAGCGCCTTTCGGAGAAAGGAGTTGACGAGGTAGTCCAACAGCCGTTGGATGCCGCCACTCTGCAGAAAAAGATACACGCTTTGCTGATGGACACGTAGTATGACGGCATGAGAACCGCTTCTGCAGAATGGCAGCGTGGGCTTCCATGTTCAGATCATGTACCGCTGAGAACACCGAGTGAATCATGATATGCTCCGCGTACTCGGCGCTCTCGGCGGTGATATATCTGGCGACATACGAGTTGCCTCTGTGAACTCTAGCGTGCTTTTGCTTCGCTCCCTCTCCCATATCATTTGGTCTTTTACACTACTTTCTGTATACTTGGTGCAGCGACGAATTATCTCGCCAAACAAGCAGTTGACTATTCATCTCCGCTATCTCGAGATCATCGGGAAGAAAGGGCAATATGAGCGGCAAGAAAGTACTGGTCGTATTCCATTCATCGTCTGGAAACACAAAGAAGGTGGGGCAGGCTATTGCAGAAAGATTGTCCGCCGCGGTCGAGGAAATTCAAGAAGTCAATCCACGACCTGTGGACATCCGGGGTAAGGGCTTGCGTAACTTTTTGAACATGGGGTTTGTTGTTTTTCATGCCCTCACCAATCGTACCGTGCCCATTAAGGCAGCGCAGCACGACCCGGCGGACTATGACTTGGTGGTCATTGGCACACCGGTCTATGCCTCGTCGCTCTCGGCGCCGGTGCGAGCGTATCTTCGTCAATATAGCAGCAGGTGCAAAGAGGTCGCTTTCTTCTCCACAGGGTTGGATCCAAATCCAGCGCCAAGGGTTTTCCAGCAGATGGAGCAGGTTTGTGACAAGACTCCAAAGGCGGTCTATGCTTTTCAAGCTCAGCGCATCCTCGCAGAGGACTTCCCCTCCCAGCTTCAGGAGTTCATTTCCCGACTCTAAAAGTGGCAACAGGTTGGGCTGCATCTTTTGCACGCTATTCGCAAAATTTGACAATTTTGAAAATCCATGTAAAATTAAAATTTGGCATTTATACGGCCAAAATATAATAGAAGCCTCCATGCAAACTGATTGACTTTGTTGATGATCGAGACGCTTGTGTCGTCAGCAATGGGGGCAATTCTATTTTTTCGGTGTGAATGTTGGATGTTTTTAGATGTGAACTAAGGAGATAAGGTCAAATGACAACAACTGCCGCGCCTGTGGTGCAAGGCTGTGGTGACCTCGGTCTCAATAATATAAAGTCCTACGCACGCATTCCAGAAGTGTATCCGCTGCCCAACCTCGTTGAGATTCAATTGAACTCGTACGAGTGGTTTAAGAAAGAGGGGCTAGCTGAGCTTTTCGAGGAAATTTCGCCCATTGTCAGCTATGGCGGAGACCTCGAAATGTACTTCTTGGATTACTGGTTCGAGGAACCAAAGTACAGCGAGGAAGAGTGCCGTGCTCGTGACATGACCTTGGCGGCTCCTTTGTACGTCCGCGTGCGCCTGAAGAACAACGCAGCGGGTGGCGAAATCACGGAGCAGAATGTCTATCTGGGCGACTTCCCGTTGATGACGCCGCAAGGGACCTTTGTCATCAACGGGGCAGAGCGAGTAGTCGTGAGCCAGCTCATTCGCTCGCCGGGAGCCTATTTTACGGTAGAAGAGGATCATGTCACTGGCCGCCGTTTGTGCATGGCCAAGCTAATCCCCAACCGCGGTGCCTGGCTGGAATGCGACACCAGTAGGCGGGATGTGCTCTCGGTCAAAGTGGACCGCAAGCGCAAGCTCCCCATCACGGTATTGCTCAGAGCGACTGGCGCGATTCATGGTGTGGAAGGGGATGAACTCATTCGTGAGGGCACGGATGAGGAACTGCTTCAACTCTTTGCGGCGATGGATACCTCCAGTGAGCACTCCTACCTGGCCAAAACTATCGAACGCGATCCAACCAAGGATACCCGTTCGGCATTAGAAGAGTTTTACCGAAAAATGCGCCCTGGCGATCCGCCGACTTTTGAGAACGCTCGAAATTACCTAGAAGCATTGCTGTTCAATGCTCGACGCTATGACCTGGGCAAAGTGGGACGCTACAAACTGAACCGCCGTTTGCAGCTCGATATACCGATGCAAACGCGCACTCTGACTAAACTAGACCTGGTCAAGATCGTAGAGCGCATGATCCTAGTCAACAATGGTGTGGCAGATCCAGACGACATTGATCACCTGGGGAATCGCAGGATCAAGACAGTTGGTGAGCTGATTCAAAACCAGTTACGCATCGGTCTCCTGCGCATGGAGCGCATGATCCGCGACCGCATGAGCACGCGTGGCCCTGAACAACTGACGCCTGCTGCTCTGATCAACATCCGTCCCGTGATTGCCGTGCTGCGCGAGTTCTTTGGCGGCAGTCAGCTTTCGCAGTTCATGGACCAGACCAATCCTTTGGCCGAGTTGACGCACAAACGTCGTTTGTCAGCCCTTGGTCCTGGTGGGTTGCGCCGTGAACGCGCGGGTTTCGATGTGCGCGATGTACACCACAGTCACTATGGACGCATCTGCCCTATCGAAACGCCCGAAGGTCCGAATATTGGTTTGATTGGGTCGTTGTCCACCTATGCTCGTGTCAATGAATATGGCTTTATCGAGACGCCCTACCGCGTGGTACGGCGCTTTGTGCCTAATCAGCGCGAGGTGATGCTGGGCAAGGTGCTGCGCGAACAGATCGTAGATCCAAATAGCGGCGAAGTCATCGCCCGTGCGGGTACGGAGATTGATGAAGAACTGGCGCTGCAGCTCGAGTCTCTGCCTTTGCAAGAGATCCCCATCGTGCCAGAGGTTACCGACCAAGTGGTGTACCTCACTGCCGATGAAGAAGATCAGCACATCATCGCCCAGGCCGGCACCCGGCTAGATGAACACGGCCACTTTGTGGACAAACGCGTTTCGGTGCGCTACAACCAACGCTTCCTGATCGAGTCGGCGGACAGGGTAGAGTACATGGATGTATCGCCGAAGCAAATCGTGAGCGTCTCCGCTGCATTGATTCCTTTCTTGGAACACGATGATGCTAACCGAGCCCTCATGGGTTCGAACATGCAGAGGCAGGCTGTACCGCTGTTGCAACCCGAGGTGCCGCTGGTGGCAACCGGCATGGAAAAGCAAGCCGCGCTGGATTCTGGACAGGTAGTCATCGCTCAAGAGGATGGCGAGGTGGTCAGCGTTACCGGACGCGCCATCGTCATACGCACGCCACAAGGTCTGAAGACATACAACCTGCGCCGTTATAACCGCTCCAATCAGAGCACATGCCTGGATCAACGCCCCATTGTATCCAAAGGGGATATTGTCAAGCGCGGTCAACCTATCGCGGACTCTTCCTCAACCGACCAGGGAGAGCTGGCTTTGGGTCAGAACGTCCTGGTGGCTTTCCTATCTTGGGAAGGAGGGAACTATGAGGACGCTGTTCTCATCAGCGAAGACCTTGTGCGCAAGGACAAGTTTACCTCCATCCATATCGAGAAGCATGAAGTAGAAGCCCGCGATACCAAGTTGGGGCCAGAGGAGATTACCCGCGACATCCCCAATGTAGGTGAGGATGCTCTGCGCAATCTGGACGAAGATGGCATCATTCACATCGGAGCGGAAGTTGGCCCCGGTGATATCCTGGTGGGCAAGATAACGCCAAAGGGCGAGACGGAATTGAGCCCTGAGGAAAAATTGCTCCGAGCCATTTTTGGTGAAAAGGCTTGGGAGGTCAAGGATTCTTCCTTGCGTCTGCCCCATGGTGAGCGGGGCAAGGTGGTGGACATCAAAGTCTTTTCCCGGGATGAGCATCGGGATATGTCCGCGGGCGTGGATAAACTGGTGCGTGTCAGCATAGCCCAGCAACGCAAAATCAGCGAAGGGGATAAGATGGCTGGGCGACATGGGAACAAAGGTGTGATTTCCCGCATTGTGCCTGTCGAAGACATGCCCTATCTGGAGGATGGTACTCCCGTGGACATTATCCTGAACCCGCTGGGTGTACCCGCCCGTATGAATGTGGGGCAGATTCTGGAGACGCATCTGGGTTGGACGGCGCATCGCCTTGGCTTTCGCACGATCTCCCCGGTCTTTGACGGTGCTGATGAGGAAGAAATTTCGGCTGAGCTGGCGCGTGCCTGGATGATGGACAGGGCCTGGCGTGAACTGAACCAAAGGGTGTGGCCTTGGTTTAACGAGATGGGCATAGATGGCGAAAGCCTAGAGGACGATTGGGAGGCGCAACAGATTTATTTGCGCGAGCATCTGCCAGGAGAAATCCATGATCTTGAGGAGTTGCTCCGTGACTATACGCGCGCGCGGTGGGCCTGGCTGCGGCAATGGCTGGCAGAGCAAGGCTATGATTTGGACGAACTCTGCGTGGAAAACGGCAAGTCGGTCAGCCCGGAGGAAAACTCCGCTATCAACAAGAAGGCAATAGCTGCCTGCTTGCGCTTGTGGCTGAAGGACCTAGGATACGATGCTTCCCACATCGCGGATCAAGACTTGGAGGCAGAAGCCAGGCGCATTGGCACGCAACACAAGTTGCCTTTGCCTATTTCGGGCAAGATGATCCTGTACGATGGGAAAACAGGTGAGCCGTTTGATCGTCCGGTGACGGTGGGCATCATTTACATGATGAAACTAGCGCACTTGGTGGAGGATAAGGTTCATGCCCGTTCCACAGGACCTTACTCACTGGTGACGCAGCAACCTTTGGGTGGTAAGGCACAGCAGGGAGGACAGCGCTTTGGCGAGATGGAAGTGTGGGCTTTGGAAGCATATGGCGCTGCGCATACTCTGCAAGAGATGCTGACGGTCAAGTCGGATGACGTGACCAGCCGCGTCAAAGCCTACGAGGCCATTGTGAAAGGGGAGCGCATCCAGGAACCGAGTGTGCCCGAGTCCTTCCGCGTGCTGGTTAAGGAGTTGCAGGGTCTGGCCCTGTCCGTGCAGGTCTTGAACGAGAATGGTGAGTTGGTCCAGTTTGGCCGTGAGGAGAGCGAGGAAATATTGCCCAAACTGGGATTGGGGCTGGGCCTACCTGGCTTTGCCCGGCGCCCGCGTGTGGGGTAAGTATTCACACACCCCATTGAATTGACAAATTCGATGATTTTGTTTATACTAAAATTTTGTAGGTTAAATACCTCAGGAAAAGTCTTAACACAGACATTGTACTGGAAGAGACAAGATACCGAGGCGCTGTTCCCGCAAGGACGGCCTCGGTATATTGTGCCTAGAAGTGGCACAGGGTTCAATAGGACGGGAGGATAAGTTGCCGACCATCAATCAGTTAGTACGTAAAGGGCGCAAGCCCATCCAAAAGAAAACAAAGGCTCCGGCGCTGCGTTTCACACGGAACGCGCTGAAGGGCAGGGTCATCCGTGGCAAAGGCTCGCCTCAGAAGCGCGGGGTATGCACGCAGGTCAAGACCATGACGCCGAAGAAGCCCAACTCGGCGCTGCGCAAAATCGCCAGGG is part of the Chloroflexota bacterium genome and harbors:
- a CDS encoding MEDS domain-containing protein — encoded protein: MKALHQGEYILGTRQRCQNSHQAKHICFVYESEEEYRAMIAFFLRQGLARSERVLSVKQECARGGATIRYISRLP
- a CDS encoding response regulator transcription factor, which codes for MQNSKRILVVDDHVEVANLCKRALLSEGYQVSVAYNGVEALQCAERERPDLVILDILMPGIDGIELCKSLRATPGLSDLPILFLTGKQDITDKAVAFYAGADDYLTKPFDVRELLMRVRALLRRASPTWPKSQPRELVVGNLRLDCHSFRLSTPEKTVLLTPVEFELLYYMMSRPGQVFSSERLLREVWGYPPGIGSSDLVRAHIKNIRDKIEPNSAQPRYIRTVGRHGYILN
- a CDS encoding anaerobic ribonucleoside-triphosphate reductase activating protein; amino-acid sequence: MDIKAVLPTSLIEYPEHISTVLYVGACNFRCPYCYNVDLVLRPAQLPDLEPAQVLQELEARRGFVDGVVITGGEPTLQPDLPAFLSQVRRLGLAIKLDTNGYRPDVLSECLQRSLVDYVAMDIKSSLAKYEQAAGVVVDAMRLLQSIQLLLRSDIEHEFRTTVVPGLVDLSDVQAIVQLIAGAKRYYLQYFRPGPTVGWGENAPVGPPSQDLMQRMAEIAARAVPEVGIRGQPMGEHGDALLM
- a CDS encoding response regulator translates to MKSNSLTIRDVAQYCRVSQFTVLKWIQQGKLEACQTADGQLFVPFQEFQAFLRIHGMPIDGFYFRVKGNPKRILVISAEDEITESLVRTLCQMSVVLQVFSVRNWSEARCQIVALKPDLIILDLRHLGLDGTEMRHWLRQNPARAHIKLLAIVDADESEDLQRLSEKGVDEVVQQPLDAATLQKKIHALLMDT
- a CDS encoding DNA-directed RNA polymerase subunit beta, with the translated sequence MTTTAAPVVQGCGDLGLNNIKSYARIPEVYPLPNLVEIQLNSYEWFKKEGLAELFEEISPIVSYGGDLEMYFLDYWFEEPKYSEEECRARDMTLAAPLYVRVRLKNNAAGGEITEQNVYLGDFPLMTPQGTFVINGAERVVVSQLIRSPGAYFTVEEDHVTGRRLCMAKLIPNRGAWLECDTSRRDVLSVKVDRKRKLPITVLLRATGAIHGVEGDELIREGTDEELLQLFAAMDTSSEHSYLAKTIERDPTKDTRSALEEFYRKMRPGDPPTFENARNYLEALLFNARRYDLGKVGRYKLNRRLQLDIPMQTRTLTKLDLVKIVERMILVNNGVADPDDIDHLGNRRIKTVGELIQNQLRIGLLRMERMIRDRMSTRGPEQLTPAALINIRPVIAVLREFFGGSQLSQFMDQTNPLAELTHKRRLSALGPGGLRRERAGFDVRDVHHSHYGRICPIETPEGPNIGLIGSLSTYARVNEYGFIETPYRVVRRFVPNQREVMLGKVLREQIVDPNSGEVIARAGTEIDEELALQLESLPLQEIPIVPEVTDQVVYLTADEEDQHIIAQAGTRLDEHGHFVDKRVSVRYNQRFLIESADRVEYMDVSPKQIVSVSAALIPFLEHDDANRALMGSNMQRQAVPLLQPEVPLVATGMEKQAALDSGQVVIAQEDGEVVSVTGRAIVIRTPQGLKTYNLRRYNRSNQSTCLDQRPIVSKGDIVKRGQPIADSSSTDQGELALGQNVLVAFLSWEGGNYEDAVLISEDLVRKDKFTSIHIEKHEVEARDTKLGPEEITRDIPNVGEDALRNLDEDGIIHIGAEVGPGDILVGKITPKGETELSPEEKLLRAIFGEKAWEVKDSSLRLPHGERGKVVDIKVFSRDEHRDMSAGVDKLVRVSIAQQRKISEGDKMAGRHGNKGVISRIVPVEDMPYLEDGTPVDIILNPLGVPARMNVGQILETHLGWTAHRLGFRTISPVFDGADEEEISAELARAWMMDRAWRELNQRVWPWFNEMGIDGESLEDDWEAQQIYLREHLPGEIHDLEELLRDYTRARWAWLRQWLAEQGYDLDELCVENGKSVSPEENSAINKKAIAACLRLWLKDLGYDASHIADQDLEAEARRIGTQHKLPLPISGKMILYDGKTGEPFDRPVTVGIIYMMKLAHLVEDKVHARSTGPYSLVTQQPLGGKAQQGGQRFGEMEVWALEAYGAAHTLQEMLTVKSDDVTSRVKAYEAIVKGERIQEPSVPESFRVLVKELQGLALSVQVLNENGELVQFGREESEEILPKLGLGLGLPGFARRPRVG
- a CDS encoding thioredoxin domain-containing protein → MVHPKAQKASEAALCAARQSVAAFWAMHDLLFSRMQEWNELPDATTRFVEYATELGLDAEAFAACLESGETAAQVQTETEQGLAMGVTGIPAFFINDWFLSGAKSFATFQQVIEAALRNEHPVPTPVPFAANPEHPGYTYSGDITLGAPEAPLLLLEFVDFASETNYRYFLETWPKLKKYVDAGKVRVVVKHFPETDQAYRAAEVAECAGEQGAFWAMHDLLFQRQQEWNHAEDFLPLLKGYATELGLNADAFSACLDEGQMRAKVEQDVMIAQWNQLPPAPQFVLIRGSQSYLVLLEELLEAMDSLTQ
- a CDS encoding NAD(P)H-dependent oxidoreductase, which codes for MSGKKVLVVFHSSSGNTKKVGQAIAERLSAAVEEIQEVNPRPVDIRGKGLRNFLNMGFVVFHALTNRTVPIKAAQHDPADYDLVVIGTPVYASSLSAPVRAYLRQYSSRCKEVAFFSTGLDPNPAPRVFQQMEQVCDKTPKAVYAFQAQRILAEDFPSQLQEFISRL